A single window of Fusobacterium periodonticum 1_1_41FAA DNA harbors:
- the ilvN gene encoding acetolactate synthase small subunit codes for MLNKEHQILIIAKNTNGIVARIMSLFNRRGYFVKKMSAGVTNKEGYARLTLTVDGDKESLDQIQKQVYKIIDVVKVKIFPEKDVIRRELMLLKVKADEETRSQIVQIANIYRGNILDVSPKSLVIELTGDIEKLRGFIGMMSNYGILEIAKTGIVAMSRGEKM; via the coding sequence ATGCTGAATAAAGAACATCAAATTTTGATAATTGCTAAAAATACCAATGGAATTGTTGCAAGAATTATGTCTCTTTTTAATAGAAGAGGATATTTTGTAAAAAAGATGTCTGCCGGTGTAACAAATAAAGAGGGTTATGCAAGACTTACTCTTACAGTTGATGGTGATAAAGAATCTTTAGATCAAATACAAAAACAAGTTTATAAGATTATAGATGTTGTTAAGGTTAAGATATTTCCAGAAAAAGATGTTATCAGAAGAGAACTTATGCTTTTAAAAGTTAAAGCTGATGAAGAAACTAGATCTCAAATTGTTCAAATTGCCAATATCTACCGTGGAAACATTCTTGATGTTTCTCCAAAATCACTTGTAATTGAGCTTACTGGTGATATAGAAAAACTGAGAGGTTTTATTGGTATGATGAGTAATTATGGAATTTTAGAAATAGCTAAGACAGGTATAGTTGCAATGAGCCGTGGAGAAAAAATGTAA
- a CDS encoding 2-isopropylmalate synthase: MKCIKIFDTTLRDGEQTPRVNLNAKEKLRIAKQLEALGVDVIEAGFAAASPGDFEAIELIAQNIKNSTVTSLARAVKSDIEMAAKAIKKANKARIHTFIATSPIHREFKLKMSKEEILKTVDEMVRYARTFTNDIEFSAEDAMRTEKEYLVEVYETAIKAGATTINIPDTVGYRTPQEMYDTVKYLKENIKGIENIDISVHCHNDLGLAVANSIAAVQAGATQIECTINGIGERAGNTSLEEVVMLFKTRKDLFADFTTNIDTKQIYPTSKLVSLLTGVTTQPNKAIVGANAFSHESGIHQHGVLANPETYEIIKPEVVGRNVDSLVLGKLSGKHAFVDKLNSLGFSGFDDKKIEELFANFKNLADKKKYVLDEDIISLISGDAAEVKGRFSLEHFEIIRTDIKAKAEIIMYVDGEKDVSSSYGSGPVDAAYKAINRLLNDNFILEEYKLESITGDTDAQAQVVVIIEKDNKRHIGRAQSTDIVESSIKAYINALNRLYKED; encoded by the coding sequence ATGAAATGTATAAAAATATTTGACACAACATTAAGAGATGGTGAGCAAACACCGAGAGTTAATCTTAATGCTAAAGAAAAACTAAGAATAGCCAAACAATTAGAAGCTTTAGGGGTAGATGTAATAGAAGCTGGTTTTGCAGCTGCTTCTCCTGGAGATTTTGAAGCTATAGAACTGATAGCACAAAATATTAAAAATTCTACTGTTACAAGCTTGGCAAGAGCAGTAAAAAGTGATATAGAAATGGCTGCAAAGGCTATAAAAAAAGCTAATAAAGCTAGAATACACACTTTCATTGCAACTTCACCTATACATAGAGAATTCAAATTAAAAATGTCTAAGGAAGAAATTTTAAAGACAGTTGATGAAATGGTAAGATATGCAAGAACTTTCACAAATGACATTGAATTCTCAGCTGAAGATGCAATGAGAACAGAAAAAGAATATCTTGTTGAAGTCTATGAAACTGCTATAAAAGCTGGAGCTACTACTATAAATATTCCAGATACAGTTGGATATAGAACACCACAAGAAATGTATGACACTGTAAAATATTTAAAAGAAAATATAAAAGGTATAGAGAATATAGATATTTCAGTGCATTGTCATAACGACTTAGGACTTGCAGTTGCTAACTCAATAGCTGCTGTTCAAGCTGGGGCTACTCAAATAGAATGTACTATCAATGGAATAGGAGAAAGAGCAGGAAACACTTCTCTTGAAGAAGTTGTTATGCTTTTTAAAACTAGAAAAGATTTATTTGCAGACTTTACAACAAATATAGATACAAAGCAAATTTATCCTACAAGTAAATTAGTTAGCTTATTGACAGGAGTTACAACTCAACCTAATAAGGCTATAGTGGGAGCAAATGCTTTCTCTCATGAATCAGGTATACATCAACATGGAGTCCTTGCTAATCCAGAAACTTATGAAATTATTAAACCTGAAGTTGTTGGAAGAAATGTTGATAGCCTTGTACTTGGAAAATTATCAGGTAAACATGCCTTTGTAGATAAATTAAATAGCTTAGGTTTCAGTGGTTTCGACGATAAAAAAATAGAAGAACTTTTTGCTAATTTCAAAAATTTAGCAGATAAAAAGAAATATGTTTTAGATGAAGACATCATTTCATTAATCAGTGGAGATGCAGCTGAAGTAAAAGGAAGATTCTCTCTTGAACACTTTGAAATAATAAGAACTGATATTAAGGCTAAGGCTGAAATTATTATGTATGTAGATGGAGAAAAAGATGTTTCTTCTTCATATGGTAGTGGACCTGTAGATGCTGCATACAAAGCTATTAATAGACTTTTAAATGACAATTTTATTTTAGAAGAATATAAACTTGAATCAATAACAGGTGACACTGATGCACAGGCACAAGTTGTTGTTATCATAGAAAAGGATAATAAAAGACATATTGGTAGGGCACAAAGTACTGACATAGTTGAGTCTAGTATAAAAGCCTATATCAATGCATTAAATAGACTATATAAAGAAGATTAA
- the leuC gene encoding 3-isopropylmalate dehydratase large subunit, translating to MKTLFDKVWEKHVIIGNEGEAQLLYIDLHLIHEVTSPQAFSGLRIAGRRVRRPDLTFGTMDHNTPTIMADRYNIADETSKTQLEALKRNCEEFGVQLADMFNERNGIVHMVGPELGLTLPGKTVVCGDSHTATHGAFGAIAFGIGTSEVEHVLATQTLWQKKPKTMGIEITGKLQKGVYAKDIILHLIKTYGIGLGNGYAFEFFGDTIKSLSMEERMTICNMAIEAGGKSGIIAPDEITFEYIKGREFSPKDEELEKKIKEWKELYTDDVSAFDEYIKLDISNLVPQVTWGTNPEMGMNITDTFPEIKDLNYEKAYKYMDLKPGDSPKNINLKYIFIGSCTNGRLSDLEVVAKIVKGKKVHPNIKAVIVPGSQMVKKQAEEKGFAKIFLDAGFEWREAGCSTCLGMNPDLIPGGEHCASTSNRNFEGRQGKGARTHLVSPAMAAAAAIHGHFIDVRELEEVQDS from the coding sequence ATGAAAACTTTATTCGACAAAGTATGGGAAAAGCATGTTATCATTGGAAATGAAGGAGAAGCACAACTTCTGTATATAGATTTACATCTAATTCATGAAGTAACTTCACCACAAGCTTTTTCAGGACTTAGAATAGCTGGGCGTAGAGTTAGAAGACCTGACTTAACTTTTGGAACTATGGATCATAATACGCCAACTATTATGGCCGACAGATATAATATTGCAGATGAAACTTCAAAGACACAACTTGAGGCTTTAAAAAGAAATTGTGAAGAATTTGGAGTTCAACTTGCTGATATGTTCAATGAAAGAAATGGAATTGTTCATATGGTAGGACCGGAATTAGGGCTTACTCTACCTGGAAAAACTGTTGTATGTGGAGATAGCCATACTGCAACCCATGGAGCTTTTGGAGCTATAGCTTTTGGAATAGGTACAAGTGAAGTTGAACATGTTTTAGCTACTCAAACTCTATGGCAAAAGAAGCCTAAGACTATGGGAATTGAAATCACAGGAAAATTACAAAAAGGAGTCTATGCTAAAGACATAATCTTACATTTAATAAAGACTTATGGAATTGGTTTAGGTAATGGTTATGCTTTTGAATTTTTTGGAGATACTATAAAAAGTTTATCTATGGAAGAAAGAATGACTATTTGTAATATGGCTATTGAAGCTGGAGGAAAGTCTGGTATCATTGCCCCTGACGAAATCACTTTTGAGTATATAAAAGGAAGAGAATTCTCTCCTAAAGATGAAGAATTAGAAAAGAAAATTAAAGAATGGAAAGAACTTTATACAGATGATGTATCAGCTTTTGATGAATACATAAAGTTAGATATTTCAAATCTTGTTCCACAAGTAACTTGGGGAACAAACCCTGAAATGGGAATGAATATCACTGATACTTTCCCTGAAATAAAAGACTTAAACTATGAAAAAGCATATAAATACATGGATTTAAAACCTGGAGATTCTCCTAAAAATATTAATTTAAAGTATATTTTCATCGGTTCTTGTACTAATGGAAGGTTGAGTGACTTAGAAGTTGTAGCTAAGATTGTTAAAGGTAAGAAAGTTCACCCTAATATCAAAGCCGTTATAGTTCCAGGTTCTCAAATGGTTAAGAAACAAGCCGAAGAAAAAGGTTTTGCTAAAATATTTTTAGATGCAGGTTTTGAATGGAGAGAAGCAGGTTGTTCAACTTGCTTAGGAATGAACCCTGACTTAATACCAGGTGGAGAACATTGTGCCTCAACATCTAATAGAAACTTTGAAGGTAGACAAGGAAAAGGAGCTAGAACTCATCTTGTGAGTCCTGCTATGGCTGCAGCAGCTGCTATCCATGGACACTTTATTGATGTTAGAGAATTAGAGGAGGTGCAAGACTCATGA
- the leuD gene encoding 3-isopropylmalate dehydratase small subunit, with translation MKPFIKFEGTIVPIMNDNIDTDQLIPKQYLKSTEKTGFGKYLFDEWRYNEDGSDNLDFNLNKSEYKKGTILITGDNFGCGSSREHAAWALQDYGFHVIVAGGYSGIFYMNWLNNGHLPITLPKEDRDELSKLPGDAVITVDLENNKLSANGKDYFFNLEESWKERLLKGLDSIGLTLQYEDKIKEYEKVGR, from the coding sequence ATGAAACCTTTTATAAAATTTGAAGGAACTATTGTTCCTATAATGAATGATAATATTGACACCGACCAATTAATTCCTAAACAATATCTAAAAAGTACTGAAAAAACAGGTTTTGGAAAGTATCTTTTTGATGAGTGGAGATATAATGAAGATGGGAGTGATAATCTTGACTTCAATCTGAATAAGAGTGAATATAAAAAAGGAACTATTTTAATCACAGGAGATAACTTTGGTTGTGGTTCTTCAAGAGAGCATGCTGCTTGGGCATTGCAAGACTATGGTTTTCATGTCATTGTAGCAGGAGGATATTCAGGAATATTCTATATGAACTGGCTTAACAACGGACATCTTCCAATAACTTTACCAAAAGAAGATAGAGATGAACTTTCTAAACTTCCTGGAGATGCAGTAATCACTGTTGACCTAGAGAATAATAAACTTAGTGCTAATGGAAAAGATTACTTTTTCAACTTAGAGGAATCTTGGAAAGAAAGACTGTTAAAAGGTTTAGATTCTATTGGTTTAACTCTTCAATATGAAGATAAAATCAAAGAATATGAAAAGGTAGGGAGGTAG
- the leuB gene encoding 3-isopropylmalate dehydrogenase: MEYKIAVLKGDGIGPEIVDVTTKVLEKIGEKFNHKFIFTRGYLGGESIDKYGVPLSDETIEICKNSDAVLLEAVGGPKWDKIEAELRPEKGLLKIRKELEVFTNLRPAILFNELKNASPLKEEIIGDGLDIMVVRELTGGLYFGPKKYSEEEASDTLVYKREEIERITKKAFEIAKLRSKKLTSVDKQNVLDSSKLWRKIVNEISQDYPEVKVDHMYVDNAAMQLVINPRQFDVILTENTFGDILSDEASMLTGSIGMLPSASLGYGKVGIYEPCHGSAPDIAGQNIANPIATILSAAMMLRYSFNLNVEADTIEKAIEEVLKDGYRTADIYSEGYKKVGTIEIGEEIINRI, translated from the coding sequence ATGGAATATAAAATTGCAGTTCTAAAAGGTGATGGTATAGGTCCTGAAATTGTTGATGTTACAACAAAAGTTTTAGAAAAAATTGGAGAAAAATTTAATCATAAATTTATTTTTACAAGAGGATATTTAGGTGGAGAATCTATAGATAAATATGGTGTACCTCTATCTGATGAAACTATTGAAATCTGTAAAAATAGTGATGCTGTTCTTTTAGAAGCAGTTGGTGGACCTAAGTGGGATAAAATTGAAGCTGAGCTAAGACCTGAAAAAGGACTTTTAAAAATAAGAAAAGAATTAGAAGTTTTTACTAATCTAAGACCAGCTATTCTTTTTAATGAGTTAAAAAATGCTAGTCCATTAAAAGAAGAAATTATTGGAGATGGACTAGATATAATGGTTGTTAGAGAGCTAACAGGTGGACTGTATTTTGGTCCTAAAAAATACAGTGAAGAAGAAGCCTCTGATACCCTTGTATATAAAAGAGAAGAAATTGAAAGAATTACTAAAAAAGCTTTTGAAATTGCAAAGCTAAGAAGTAAAAAATTAACAAGTGTGGACAAGCAAAATGTTTTAGATAGTTCAAAACTTTGGAGAAAAATTGTAAATGAAATTTCTCAAGACTATCCTGAAGTTAAAGTTGACCATATGTATGTGGATAATGCAGCTATGCAACTTGTTATTAACCCAAGACAATTTGATGTTATTTTAACTGAAAATACTTTTGGAGATATTCTATCAGATGAAGCCTCTATGCTTACTGGTTCCATTGGAATGTTACCTTCTGCTAGTTTAGGTTATGGTAAAGTTGGTATTTATGAGCCTTGTCATGGTTCAGCACCAGATATTGCAGGACAAAATATTGCCAATCCAATAGCAACAATATTATCTGCTGCTATGATGCTAAGATATTCATTTAATCTTAATGTTGAAGCTGATACAATAGAAAAAGCTATAGAAGAAGTTTTAAAAGATGGATATAGAACAGCAGACATCTATTCTGAGGGATATAAAAAAGTTGGAACTATTGAAATTGGTGAAGAAATTATAAATAGGATATAG
- a CDS encoding ABC transporter ATP-binding protein, with amino-acid sequence MEKILSYKNVSFRRDDREILKNINWEIKKGENWALLGLNGSGKSTLLSMIPAYTFATSGEVSVFEKKFGTCVWAEVKEKVGFVSSSLNTFSDSLNNQTLNNIVLSGKYNSIGIYQEITQKDREKANNIIKDFKLSHLKLNKYITLSQGEQRKTLLARAFMNEPSLLILDEPCSGLDIRAREIFLKTLEESKSKIPFIYVTHQIEEIIPSITHVAILDNGEIVSQGNKFEVLTEENLSKLYGIDLKIEWSNNRPWLIVK; translated from the coding sequence ATGGAAAAAATTTTATCATATAAAAATGTCTCTTTTAGAAGAGATGATAGAGAAATTTTAAAAAATATTAATTGGGAAATAAAAAAAGGTGAAAATTGGGCTTTGCTTGGACTAAATGGTTCAGGAAAATCTACTCTTTTATCTATGATACCTGCATATACTTTTGCTACAAGTGGAGAAGTTTCAGTTTTTGAAAAGAAGTTTGGTACTTGTGTTTGGGCAGAGGTTAAAGAAAAAGTTGGTTTTGTCAGTTCAAGTTTAAATACTTTTTCTGACAGTTTAAATAATCAAACTTTAAATAATATTGTTCTATCAGGAAAATATAACTCAATAGGTATCTATCAAGAAATTACTCAAAAAGATAGAGAAAAAGCCAATAATATTATAAAAGATTTTAAACTATCTCATTTGAAATTAAATAAATATATCACTTTATCTCAAGGTGAACAAAGAAAAACCTTACTTGCTAGAGCTTTTATGAATGAACCTTCTCTTTTAATCTTAGATGAACCTTGTTCAGGTCTAGATATAAGAGCAAGAGAAATATTTTTAAAAACTTTAGAGGAAAGTAAAAGTAAAATTCCATTTATCTATGTAACTCATCAGATAGAAGAAATAATCCCTTCTATTACTCATGTGGCTATACTAGATAATGGAGAAATAGTATCTCAAGGAAATAAATTTGAAGTTTTAACGGAAGAAAATCTATCAAAACTTTATGGTATAGATTTAAAAATTGAATGGTCTAATAATAGACCTTGGCTAATTGTGAAATAA
- the ilvC gene encoding ketol-acid reductoisomerase — MAGNILGTTVYYDADCNLQKLVGKKITVLGYGSQGHAHALNLKENGMDVTIGLRKDSKTWSVAEEAGFVVKETGEAVKDADVVMVLIPDEIQGDTYTNSIAPNLKKGAYLGFGHGFNIHFKKIQPREDVNVFMVAPKGPGHLVRRTFQEGSGVPCLIAVYQDSSGDTKDVALAWASGIGGGRSGILETTFKQETETDLFGEQAVLCGGITELIKTGFEVLTEAGYDPVNAYFECLHEMKLIVDLIYEGGLAKMRHSISNTAEYGDFLTGPKIVTADTKKAMKEVLADIQSGKFADEFLADSKAGQPFLKAHRKAASEHQLEKVGQELRQLMSWIK, encoded by the coding sequence ATGGCAGGAAATATTTTAGGAACAACAGTTTATTATGATGCAGATTGTAATTTACAAAAATTAGTAGGAAAGAAAATCACAGTTTTAGGTTATGGTTCTCAAGGGCATGCTCATGCACTTAACTTAAAAGAAAATGGAATGGATGTAACTATCGGACTTAGAAAAGATTCTAAGACTTGGTCTGTTGCTGAAGAAGCAGGATTTGTTGTAAAAGAAACTGGAGAAGCAGTTAAAGATGCAGATGTAGTTATGGTATTAATACCTGATGAAATTCAAGGAGATACTTATACTAATAGCATAGCTCCTAACTTAAAGAAAGGTGCTTACCTTGGATTTGGACATGGATTTAACATACATTTCAAGAAAATTCAACCAAGAGAAGATGTAAATGTATTTATGGTTGCTCCAAAAGGACCTGGACACTTAGTAAGAAGAACTTTCCAAGAAGGAAGTGGAGTACCTTGTCTAATAGCTGTATATCAAGATTCTAGTGGAGATACAAAAGATGTTGCTCTTGCTTGGGCTTCTGGTATTGGTGGAGGAAGATCAGGAATTCTTGAAACTACATTTAAACAAGAAACTGAAACTGACTTATTTGGAGAACAAGCTGTTCTTTGTGGAGGAATTACAGAACTTATCAAAACTGGATTTGAAGTTTTAACTGAAGCTGGTTATGACCCTGTAAATGCTTACTTTGAATGTTTACATGAAATGAAATTAATCGTTGACCTTATCTATGAAGGAGGACTTGCAAAAATGAGACACTCTATCTCTAACACAGCTGAGTATGGAGACTTCTTAACAGGTCCAAAAATTGTAACTGCTGATACAAAGAAAGCTATGAAAGAAGTTTTAGCAGATATCCAATCTGGTAAATTTGCTGATGAATTCTTAGCGGACTCTAAAGCAGGACAACCTTTCTTAAAAGCTCATAGAAAAGCTGCAAGTGAACATCAACTTGAAAAAGTTGGACAAGAATTAAGACAACTAATGTCTTGGATTAAATAG